CAGGTAAACGTCCATTCCGATCTTCAACGACTGCACTTCATCAATGCAAGTGAAGGATGTCATTTTCTTGAAATTGATTTTGGTTGGAACGCCGGCTTTCACTTCAATATTTTTAGGATAGAAACCGTCCCCTTTTACACCCACTGTAACAATCTCATATTTAGTTTTGTCTGGCTCTTCCTGAGCCTGTTTAGGTTGAATGACCGGAAATGACGACACGCTCCCCTGAAAATAAAACAAGACAAACCCGCCCATGCTCAGGGCTACAAAACCAATCAGCATCAAATGCCAATGCTTAGAGATAAGTGTTTTCATTCATATCAGCCCCTCCAGTTGAATGTCTACATGTGACGCATCAACTCTAACCAGTATATAAAAGTTAATCAAAATTTTAAATACCTCATTTCACAGGCTCGGATGATCCAGCTCATACAGATTACGGTAACGAGACTGCTCCTGCCACAGCTGCTCATGACTGCCGCGCATGGAAATGGTGCCCTGTTCCATAAAGATCACCTCGTCCATATGCTCCATCCCCGTCAGATGATGCGTGATCCAGATCAATGTTTTGCCCTTCAGCACACGAAACATCGTCTGCATGAGCTCATGCTCTGTCAGCGGGTCAAGCCCCACTGTCGGCTCATCCAGCAAAACAATCGGGTGATTTTGCAGCAATATCCGCGCCAGTGCAATTCGCTGTTTTTCTCCACCGGAAAAACGAAGGCCCGTCTCCTGCATTCGGGTATCGTAGCCCTCCGGCAAAGAATCAAT
The Paenibacillus peoriae DNA segment above includes these coding regions:
- a CDS encoding cupredoxin domain-containing protein, with protein sequence MKTLISKHWHLMLIGFVALSMGGFVLFYFQGSVSSFPVIQPKQAQEEPDKTKYEIVTVGVKGDGFYPKNIEVKAGVPTKINFKKMTSFTCIDEVQSLKIGMDVYLDHENNYFTVQDLKPGVYEYNCGMYMYYGTITVK